A stretch of Gossypium hirsutum isolate 1008001.06 chromosome A06, Gossypium_hirsutum_v2.1, whole genome shotgun sequence DNA encodes these proteins:
- the LOC107962708 gene encoding profilin-1: MSWQTYVDDHLLCDIEGNHLSAAAIIGQDGSVWAQSSNFPQFKQEEINGIMNDFSEPGSLAPTGLYLGGTKYMVIQGEPGAVIRGKKGPGGVTVKKTNQALIIGIYDEPMTPGQCNMVVERLGDYLIDQGL; encoded by the exons atgtcGTGGCAAACGTATGTTGATGATCACCTGTTGTGTGATATCGAAGGCAACCATCTCTCTGCCGCTGCTATCATCGGCCAAGACGGCAGCGTTTGGGCTCAGAGCTCCAATTTCCCTCAG TTTAAGCAAGAAGAAATCAATGGCATCATGAATGACTTTTCTGAACCCGGATCACTTGCCCCAACCGGATTGTACCTTGGTGGCACTAAATACATGGTGATTCAAGGTGAACCAGGAGCTGTTATTCGAGGGAAGAAG GGACCTGGAGGTGTTACTGTTAAAAAGACCAATCAGGCCTTGATCATCGGCATCTATGATGAGCCAATGACTCCCGGGCAGTGCAACATGGTTGTGGAAAGGCTGGGTGATTATCTCATTGATCAGGGTCTTTGA
- the LOC107963289 gene encoding profilin-2 codes for MSWQTYVDEHLMCDIDGTGHHLTAAAIIGHDGSVWAQSSKFPQLKGNEITDIMKDFDQPGHLAPTGLHIEGVKYMVIQGEPGAVIRGKKGPGGITIKKTAQALIFGIYEEPVTPGQCNLVVERLGDYLAEQGL; via the exons ATGTCGTGGCAAACTTACGTAGATGAGCACTTGATGTGTGATATCGATGGCACAGGCCACCACCTTACTGCCGCTGCTATCATTGGCCATGATGGCAGTGTCTGGGCTCAGAGCTCTAAGTTCCCTCAG TTGAAGGGTAATGAGATCACTGACATCATGAAAGATTTCGACCAACCAGGCCACCTTGCACCTACTGGCTTACACATTGAGGGTGTAAAGTATATGGTGATCCAGGGTGAGCCTGGAGCTGTTATTCGTGGAAAAAAG GGACCAGGAGGGATAACAATCAAGAAAACAGCACAGGCGCTTATTTTTGGGATCTATGAAGAACCAGTGACTCCAGGGCAATGCAACCTGGTTGTGGAGAGGTTGGGAGATTATCTTGCAGAACAAGGCCTGTAG